DNA from Geobacter sulfurreducens PCA:
TTGCGGTCAAGGCGAAAATGGAGCGGGCGCTGGATCTTCTCGAATCGGTGGAGCAGCGTCTCGGTCGCGTGGAGGAACGTCTTGCACGGCTGGAGGAAGTGCGTGGCGCTCGCGAACCGGTGAGTCCCGCCCCTGCAGCTCCGCCGGAGGAGACGGAATAAACCGTCGCCCGCCGTTCACCCCCTGATCCCTTCAGGCAGCTTCCCAGAGCACACCGGGCGTGTTGCCGCCCCCTTTGCCCATTACCCGCTTGACATACCTGGCGAAGCATTCGACCACGACCGGATCGAACTGGCTGCCGGCGCCGGCACGAAGCTCTTCCAGGGCCTCCGTGAGGGTGTTGGCATGCTTGTAGGGCCGCTCCGACACCATGGCGTCGAAGGAGTCGGCCACCGCCACGATGCGTGCCCCCAGGGGGATGTGATCACCGGTGAGCCCCTCGGGGTAGCCCGAGCCGTCCAGCCGTTCATGGTGGTAGAGGATAACGGGGAGCACCTCCTTCAGCTGGGCGATGGGGGCCAGGATGGCAACCCCCTTTTCCGGATGGAGCCTCATGGGAGGGAATTCGTCCTCAGAAAGGAGCGCCGGCTTCTCCAGAAGCGCCTCGATGACGCCGATCTTGCCGATATCGTGCAGCAGCCCCCCGAGCCGGATCTGTTCCACTTCCTGTTCCGAAAGCCCCATCTCCTTGGCGATGCGGGTCGAAATGTGCATGACCCGTTCCGAGTGTCCCTTGGTCCAGGGACTCTTGGCATCGATGGCATTGGCCAGGCTGGACACGGTGTTGAAGAACAGGCTGCGCATGTCTTCATAAAGCCGGGCGTTTTCCAGTGCCACCGCCATCTGTGACGCGATCTTCTCAATAGTAAAGGTCTCGCCCCGGGCGAACTTGTCGGGTTCCGTGTCGCCCAGCAGCAGCACGCCCTTGACCTGGTCGCGCGACATGAGGGGAATGGCCAGGAGCGACCGGATGCCGGCGGCCAGAAGGGTCCGGGAAACGGTGCCGGGCTTCCTGGTATCGGCCAAGTCGGCAATGCTCGCGCTGCGGCCGGTGCGGAAGGCAGTCCAGGCGGTACAGCCAGCAAGCGACAGGGGCGCACCGGGGCGGAGGGCCGCGGGGATCTCAAGCCCCGAGGCATGGGACGACATGACCTTGAGCCCTCCGTTTTCCGCCTGGAGGATTGCCACGAACTCGCAGCCGGTAATCCGCTCCACCTGCGCCATGGCCGTTTCCATGATCCTTTCCCGAGAAAGAGAAGAGGAGATGGCCTTGTTGATTTCGTCGATGGTGAGGATTACGTCGATACGGCCCGCCAGGTCCAGGGCCATGTCCAGAGACTCGTCGAAGAGCTGCATGTGGGAAACCACCAGTGCCGCGTGGGAGACCAGGTCGCGGATGATGGCGGTTTCAGCGTCGGAGAAGGGAGGATTGTCGCGAGTCCGGGCCATGAACACGGCACCGATGACCTGGGTCCTGACCACCATGGGGACCGCCAGGACGCAGAGGTTCCGGAGGAGTTTCCGGAGCTTCGGGGTGAGCAGGTCCGAGGAGCCGGGATCAGTGAGCATCAGGTGCTGCCGCTTGCGGAGCATGCTTTTCAGGAGGGGTATCTTGTCCGGAGCCAGCGGCATCTCGCGAAACACGGGAAGGAAGCTGGCAGGGAGTCCCGTGCTGCGGGCCGGGGCGAAGTCCCTCCGTTCCCGGTCGAAGAAATAAACGGCGATCCATCGGGTCTTGACGAGCTTGCGCAGCAGACGGGAGAGGTCTTTGATTACCTCGTCCACATCAGTAAGCCCGCTCAATCGCTCGCTTCCCTCGATGAGTTCGGTGTAGGTGCCGGTCATGGCGTCCTCCCCATTCACACTTGTATCATAAAATCGCCATATGTCTTGCCAACGAGGGGGTTTTTTTGTATTACTATCCCCTCTGCGCCGAGCCGAAGTGAGTGCTCCGCGCAGGTGACAGCATCCGGTAGGGAGGAGCGGATTCATGGGTCTTTTGGAAGGCAAAAAGGCGGTCGTTTTCGGCATCGCCAACGAGAAAAGCATCGCGTGGGCCATTGCCCAGGCGTTCAGGCGGGAAGGCGCCGATCTGGCGATCACCTATGCCAACGAAACCCTGGCCAAGCGGGTGATCCCGCTTGCCGAAAGCATCGGGGCGAGCCTCATTCTCCCCTGCGACGTTCGCAACGACGACGACATTGCGGCAGTTTTCGCCCGGATTGAGCGTTCGTGGGGAAGGCTCGACACCCTGGTTCATTCGGTGGCCTTTGCCAACAAGGACGAACTGAAGGGGTCCTTTCTCAATACCACCCGGGAAGGCTTTTCCCTCGCCATGGACATCAGCGCTTACTCCCTCATCGCCCTGGCCAAGGGGGCCCATCCCCTCCTGAAGGAGCGGCAGGGGAGCATTATCACCCTTTCCTACTATGGCGGCCAGAAGGTTTTCCCGAGCTATAACGTCATGGGGGTCGCCAAGGCGGCACTGGAGATGAGCGTCAGGTATCTTGCCGAGGCCGTCGGCCCCGACGGCATTCGCGTCAATGCCATCTCTGCCGGTCCACTGAAGACCCTCGCCGCAGCAGGCGTGGGCGGCTTCAACCAGATCGCCGGCCACGTGGCCGAGAAAGCGCCTCTTCGCCGCAATATCAGCCAGGAGGAAGTGGCCGGCGCGGCTCTTTATCTGGCCAGCGATCTGTCGAGCGGGGTTACCGGGGAGGTGCACTTCGTCGACAGCGGGTATAATATCATAGGACTTTGACAAACGAGGCTGCTGCCGGCCTCAAGGAGTTTTCAATCAAACAGCTGCACGGCAACCTCATGGGGCTCAAGCCGAGCCAGGTGGCGGCCCTTGAACGGCTCTACCGGCGCAAGGTGCCGCCCGACGAACTGATCACCCCCGAACTGGCGGCCCGGATGGTGGATATCACCCGGGACATCCGCCGGCGGGTGGGGATTCTCGTCAACCGCCACGGCTCCGTCGAGTATGTCATTATCGGCGACGAGCGGGGCCTCTTCATCCCCGACCTGTCCGAGTATCCGCTGGGCCGGCGGCTCCTGAGAGGGCTTCGCTATATTCACACCAACCTGAGGGGCGGTTCCTTTACCGAGGACGACCTCACCGACCTGGCGCTCCTGCGCTTCGATCTGATGGCGGTCATCCAGGTCCACGAGGACGACCGCCGGCTCGCCATCCAGACCGCATCGCTCAATCCCTCCGACGACAGTGCCCATCCCTACCGCGTGGAGTCAGCCGAGCCGCTGGCCGCCCACCGGATGGATTTCGGCGCCTTTATTTCGAACCTCGAACGCTCTCTGGAAAAGGCCGTCGCCACCGACTCCCGGGAAGTCGCTGCCGGTACGGAACGGGCAATCCTCATCTCGGTCACGAAACATCCCCGGGAGGAGGCCGAGGATTCCATGGACGAGCTTCGGGAGTTGGCCCGCACCGCCGGCGTGGCAGTTCTCGATATCGCGATCCAGCGTCCCCGCCAGTTCAATCCCCGCTACCTGATGGGGGAGGGCAAGATGCGGGAAGTCGTGATCCGGGCGCTTCAGCTGGGAGCGACGCTTCTGATTTTCGACCAGGAGCTTTCCCCGGCCCAGGTTCGTTCCATCTCGGCCCTGACCGAACTCAAGGTTATCGACCGGAGCCAGCTGATCCTCGACATATTTGCCCGCCGGGCCACCAGTCTTGACGGCAAGGTCCAGGTGGAGCTTGCCCAGCTTAAGTACATCCTGCCGCGCCTCACTGGTCGCGGGGTGCAGATGTCGCGTCTGATGGGGGGGATCGGCGGCCGGGGGCCAGGCGAGACCAAGCTGGAGATTGACCGCCGCCGCATCAGGGACCGCATTGCCAAGCTGGAACGGGAGCTCGAGGAGCTTTCCCGGGGCCGCCAGCAGCGGCGTCAGAAGCGGGTTCGGGCCGGCCTTCCCATCGTCTCGATCGTGGGTTACACCAATGCGGGGAAGTCGACCCTGCTCAACGCCCTGACCAAGAGCGACGTCTTTACCGAAAATCTCCTCTTCGCCACCCTCGATACTTCAACCCGCCGGCTCCGCTTCCCCCGGGAGCGCGAGGTGATCATCACCGACACGGTGGGCTTCATCCGCTCCCTGCCCGCGTCCTTGCTGGGGGCATTCAAGGCTACCCTGGAAGAACTCCAGGACGCGGATCTCCTCCTTCACCTGGTGGACTGCGCCAATCCCCGCATCGAGGAGCAGATCGAGCAGGTGGGGAAGATCCTCGAAGAGCTTAAGCTTGGCGATAAACCGCGCCTGGTTGTGTTCAACAAGGGGGATCTGGTGCCTGAGCTGAAGCGGAAGGCCCCTCTGGCATTCATGAAGATCCGCCAGCTGGCTCGCCGTCACGGGGCCATCACCATCAGCGCGACAGACCGCTCGAGCCTTGAACCGCTCCTACTGGAGATGGAGCGGCGTTTCTGGCCCGACGAGGCAGGGCAGGATGTGCCGTCCGACCTCTCCTGAGTCGAAACACCCGTCCCTTCAATTGGTTATCATCTAAAAACCTCCTAATCTTGACAGTTTGGTGAAATGCGACTATACTGCCGCATCCGGCATGGCACCGGCTTCCCACATTATTCCCTCGCGAAAGTGCGTGGAAGGGCTCCCATGAATCGATCTTTTTTCCTGCTGGCCATAGTCCTGCTGTTTACACCCATTGCCCAGGCATCCGATCTTCACTTGAACCCCCTGCGGGAGTTGACCTCCCTGGGGAGCGGTTCGCTGCAGGCCGATCTGTCGGGAGTTGTTCCCCGCGTGGGATCGGCGCGGCCAAAGGCTGCCTCCCCTGCCGAGGGGCGCCGGGCGAATCCGCTGGAGCCGTCCATGGGAGAGCTCATCGTCGTGGAGGACGAGACATCCCTTGAGGATGATTTCGAACTGCAGCTCCCCGGCCAGGACCTCCCCGAATCGGACATCCCGCTTGCCCTCAACGGCAAGGTAGAGTACTTCATCTCCTATTTCCAGACCTCCGGCCGCAAGTCCTTTTCCCGCTGGCTTTCCCGCTCCGAACGATACATTCCCATGATGCGCGAGGTTCTCAGGAAGGAAGGACTTCCCGAGGATCTGGTCTACCTGGCCATGATCGAGAGCGGCTTTACGCCCCATGCGGTTTCCGTGGCGAGCGCCGTGGGCCCCTGGCAGTTCATCTCGGGCACGGGAAAACGTTACGACCTGAGGATCGACCAATGGATCGACGAACGGCGCGATCCGCTCAAGTCGACCGTTGCCGCCGCCATGTACCTGAAGGAGCTTTACTCCCTCTTCAATCAGGATTGGTATCTGGCTGCGGCAGGCTATAACGCCGGCGAGAACAAGATCCTGCGCGCCATCGACAAATACAACACGCGGGACTTCTGGGAAATATCCAAGGGCTCGTATTTGAAGAGGGAGACCAAGGATTACGTGCCGAAGCTCCTGGCCGCCGCCATCATCGCAAAGGAGCCGGCCCGCTACGGCTTCGCCGATGTGGCGTATCTTCCCCCCATCGAGTTCGACTTAGTTGCCATTCCTTCGCGCACCGATCTGGACCTGGTGGCCAAACTCTGCGAGGTGGATGTCAAGGCCATCAAGGAATTGAACCCGGAACTGCGCCGCTGGTGCACACCTCCCGACTACCCCGACTACGAGCTCAAAATCCCCAAGGGAAAGCGCACGTCCTTCGAGGAGGCATACGCCCATCTCCCCGCGGACCAGCGCTACGTCGAGCGGATTGTCTACAGCCGCTACCGGGTTAAGAAAAAGGATACCCTGCAGGCGATCGCGCGACGCTACGGCACCACTGCCGAGACCCTGGCCGAGGTTAACAAACTGAAGCCGACCTCGAAGCTCCGGGGCCGCACCCTGCTGGTGCCGGTGCCGGTCGCGACGGAGGATGCCGCGGAAAGGACCGTCGCCAAGGCGTCGCCGAAGAAGGACGAGTCCCGCGCATTCAACAAGTACTACACGGTCAAGAAAGGCGACACCGTCGCCTCGCTGTCCAAGAAATTCAACATTTCCCAACGGATTCTGGCAGCATGGAATAATTTGAAGGGCAAAATGGCCCTTCACCCCGGCAAGCGGATCATCGTCGCCAAGTATGTGGAGAAAAAAGGGTCGATGGTGCCGGTCGACGGCGGGGAGAACAGCTAGCACGCTCTATTCTTCACTGCACTCACGAATGAAAGGACTTCATCCGCAATGTACAACTTCCTGATTTCCGGCGCGATCGCCCTTGTCGCCATTGTCGTCATCATCCTCGCCGCCGGCACCTCGTCCTGGTGGTGGGCCATTCTTGTTGGGCTGACGCTGTTCGGCGGCTCTTTCCTCCTCATCTCCCGCGTGGTCATGAAAAAGGTTCTTGCCCTCATGGAGAGCGCATCCCGGGATATCCAGGCCCAGCGGGTGGAAAAGGCGATCCGCGACCTGAAAGAGGGACTCCGCTACTCTCGCTGGCAGATTTACGTGGAGGGGCAGATCAACGCCCAGATCGGCATCATCTACTACCTGAAACGGGATTTCTCCGGCGCGTTTCCCTATCTTGAGAAGGCCTTCAACAAGAACTGGGTTGCCATGGCCATGCTCGCCATCACCTACATGAAGCGGAACAAGCGGGACAAGATGAAGGAGACCTTCGAGAAGGCGGTCCAGTGGAGCCCCAAGGAGTCGCTGCTCTGGAGCGTGTATGCCTACTGCTGGACCGAGTGCGAGGATATTGGGCAGGCTCGTGAGGTCCTGGAGCGTGGACTCAAGAAGATCCCGGGCGACGACAAGCTAACCGCCAACCTTGAGGCACTCAAGGAAGGGAAGAAGATGAAGATGAAGAACTACGGCGAGATGTGGCTCCAGTTTCACCTGGAGCGCCAGAGCGTCGTCATGAAGCAGCAGGCGGCCGCCATGGGGATGAAGCGGCGGTTCGTCCGGAAGTAGACGTCGCCGTCTAACGCAAGGCAGCACGAAAAGGGACGGTTCCGTCCCTTTTTTTGTTCGCGGGCAGGTAACCCAACCCTCTCTCCGGGCCAGACATGAATGATCTCCTCAGAACACTCGCCGTCCTCGTCGTGGTGGTCATCCTGCTGCGGCGCAAGATGCACCTGGGACTCGTGATGCTCATTGGAGCGGCGATCCTGGCGCTTCTCTACCTGACGCCGCCGCTCGATTTTCTCGCCGGGGCCTGGGTGGCGCTGGTTTCTCCCAGTTCGCTGGAGATGACGGCTACCCTCATCTTCACCATGATCATGGAGAATATTCTCCGCTCCACCGGTACCCTGAAGCGGATGGTGGAAAGCCTGTCCGAGGTTTTCCCCGACGCCCGGTTCGTCATGGCATCCATGCCGGCCATGATCGGGATGCTGCCCTCTCCGGGCGGAGCGGTCTTTTCGGCGCCAATGGTGAGCGAGGCCGCGTCCCGCCTATCGATTCCCGCTGACCAGAAGGCGTTCGTCAACTACTGGTATCGCCATATCTGGGAATACGTCTCCCCCCTCTATCCCGGCATTATTCTCGTGGCCGGACTGGCGCATATCCCCTACCAGAAGATTGTCCTGGCCAACCTTCCCTATGCCCTGTCGGTGGTGCTCTGGGGGGGGGTGTTCGCCTTTTCGGGGGTTGGTCCCACTCCGGCCAGCAGCAGCACGTCCGTGGGGCGTGGGAAGGCGCTGCGCGTGTTCCTCATTACCATATCGCCCATAATGGCCGCCCTTGTCCTGGTGGTTGTCTTCCGGGTTAATCCAGTCCCGGCCATGGGTGGTGTGACCGTGCTCATGTACCTGGCCCACCGGTATTCGCCGGCCGCCATCGTCCGGTCCCTCAGGGAGAGCATATCGCTCAAGGCCATGACCCTCGTCTTCGGGATCATGATCTTTCAGGAGACCCTGCGGCTGACCGGGGCGCTGGACGGCATCTCGCGCTTTTTCGCCGAGAGCGGCCTGCCCACAGTGCTCATCATTACGGTCATTCCATTCCTTGCGGGGACTATGACCGGCCTCACCGTGGCCTTCGTGGGGATCACCTTTCCGATCCTCATGCCGCTGATGGGGGGCGACGTCCCGTCTTTAGGTCTGCTTTCGCTTGCGTTTGGAAGTGGATTTGCCGGGGTCATGATCTCGCCGGTCCATCTATGCCTCGTCCTTACGCGCGAGTATTTCGGGGCGGATATGACCAAAGTCTATCACCGGTTGTGGATTCCCCAGGCCCTTGTGCTTGCGGCAGCCGTGGTGCCGGTGTATATTTTTCAATGATTCCAGACATGATGCAGCTCGCGTCCGTGGCGCCGTTCCTCGACGGGGCCGTGCCGGTTGCTGCAGAGCGAAAAGGAGGGTTTCATGCTGAAACGATTGGTGATCCTGGCGGTACTGTCTCTCTCGTCCTTAATGCTGTCCGGGTGCCTTGTCGGCGAAGGAAAGTATCTGAAAAAAGTAGAGGAAGCCGATAACCTGTCGAAGGAACTGACGACGCTTCAGGAGAAATATTCAGCCCTGTCCTCGGAGAACGAAGGGCTCAAGGGGGCGCTTGCCAAGCTCAAGGACGAGGCCGCCGGTCTTGCCCAGGACAAGGAGAAGCTCACCGCTGACAACCGGGAGCTCCAGCAGGTGCTCCAGGCGAAATCTGACTCACTTTCCCAGAATATTGTGGAGTTGCGCCAGAAGGTGAGCCAGCTGGAAGCCGAAAATGCCCGCCTCAAGGCCGACATCGCCTCGACCCAGAAAGCCAAGGAGGAGCAGGTCCGGGAAGTGAGCAAGACCTACGAGGATCTGCTCGACAAGATGAAGGGCGAGATTGCCCAGGGACAGGTGACCATCTCCGAGCTCAAAGGAAAGCTGACAGTGAACATGGTGGATGCAATTCTCTTTGACTCGGGCAAAGCCGAGGTGAAACCGGCGGGTATGGACCTTCTCCAGAAGGTGGTCGAGATCCTGAAGGATGTAAAGGACAAGGCCATCAGGATCGAAGGACATACGGACAACGTTCAGATCGTCGGCAACCTTGCCAAGCGCTTCCCCACCAACTGGGAGCTTTCCTCAGCCCGCGCCATCAACGTGACCCGTTTCCTCCAGAGCCGTGGAATTGATCCCGCCGTGCTGTCTGCCGTGGCCTACGGAGAGTATCACCCCGTCGCTCCCAACGATACCGATGAAGGCAAGGCCAAAAACCGGCGCATCGAGATCATCCTGGTGCCGAAGGATGCCCCCTGACGCGCGATGTCCATGAAGAAGAAAAGCACACAATCCGGACAGAAAACGAAAAAGTTCTCCCCCAG
Protein-coding regions in this window:
- a CDS encoding DUF401 family protein yields the protein MNDLLRTLAVLVVVVILLRRKMHLGLVMLIGAAILALLYLTPPLDFLAGAWVALVSPSSLEMTATLIFTMIMENILRSTGTLKRMVESLSEVFPDARFVMASMPAMIGMLPSPGGAVFSAPMVSEAASRLSIPADQKAFVNYWYRHIWEYVSPLYPGIILVAGLAHIPYQKIVLANLPYALSVVLWGGVFAFSGVGPTPASSSTSVGRGKALRVFLITISPIMAALVLVVVFRVNPVPAMGGVTVLMYLAHRYSPAAIVRSLRESISLKAMTLVFGIMIFQETLRLTGALDGISRFFAESGLPTVLIITVIPFLAGTMTGLTVAFVGITFPILMPLMGGDVPSLGLLSLAFGSGFAGVMISPVHLCLVLTREYFGADMTKVYHRLWIPQALVLAAAVVPVYIFQ
- a CDS encoding lytic transglycosylase domain-containing protein — translated: MNRSFFLLAIVLLFTPIAQASDLHLNPLRELTSLGSGSLQADLSGVVPRVGSARPKAASPAEGRRANPLEPSMGELIVVEDETSLEDDFELQLPGQDLPESDIPLALNGKVEYFISYFQTSGRKSFSRWLSRSERYIPMMREVLRKEGLPEDLVYLAMIESGFTPHAVSVASAVGPWQFISGTGKRYDLRIDQWIDERRDPLKSTVAAAMYLKELYSLFNQDWYLAAAGYNAGENKILRAIDKYNTRDFWEISKGSYLKRETKDYVPKLLAAAIIAKEPARYGFADVAYLPPIEFDLVAIPSRTDLDLVAKLCEVDVKAIKELNPELRRWCTPPDYPDYELKIPKGKRTSFEEAYAHLPADQRYVERIVYSRYRVKKKDTLQAIARRYGTTAETLAEVNKLKPTSKLRGRTLLVPVPVATEDAAERTVAKASPKKDESRAFNKYYTVKKGDTVASLSKKFNISQRILAAWNNLKGKMALHPGKRIIVAKYVEKKGSMVPVDGGENS
- the hflX gene encoding GTPase HflX; the encoded protein is MGLKPSQVAALERLYRRKVPPDELITPELAARMVDITRDIRRRVGILVNRHGSVEYVIIGDERGLFIPDLSEYPLGRRLLRGLRYIHTNLRGGSFTEDDLTDLALLRFDLMAVIQVHEDDRRLAIQTASLNPSDDSAHPYRVESAEPLAAHRMDFGAFISNLERSLEKAVATDSREVAAGTERAILISVTKHPREEAEDSMDELRELARTAGVAVLDIAIQRPRQFNPRYLMGEGKMREVVIRALQLGATLLIFDQELSPAQVRSISALTELKVIDRSQLILDIFARRATSLDGKVQVELAQLKYILPRLTGRGVQMSRLMGGIGGRGPGETKLEIDRRRIRDRIAKLERELEELSRGRQQRRQKRVRAGLPIVSIVGYTNAGKSTLLNALTKSDVFTENLLFATLDTSTRRLRFPREREVIITDTVGFIRSLPASLLGAFKATLEELQDADLLLHLVDCANPRIEEQIEQVGKILEELKLGDKPRLVVFNKGDLVPELKRKAPLAFMKIRQLARRHGAITISATDRSSLEPLLLEMERRFWPDEAGQDVPSDLS
- a CDS encoding enoyl-ACP reductase FabI; the encoded protein is MGLLEGKKAVVFGIANEKSIAWAIAQAFRREGADLAITYANETLAKRVIPLAESIGASLILPCDVRNDDDIAAVFARIERSWGRLDTLVHSVAFANKDELKGSFLNTTREGFSLAMDISAYSLIALAKGAHPLLKERQGSIITLSYYGGQKVFPSYNVMGVAKAALEMSVRYLAEAVGPDGIRVNAISAGPLKTLAAAGVGGFNQIAGHVAEKAPLRRNISQEEVAGAALYLASDLSSGVTGEVHFVDSGYNIIGL
- a CDS encoding OmpA/MotB family protein, which translates into the protein MLKRLVILAVLSLSSLMLSGCLVGEGKYLKKVEEADNLSKELTTLQEKYSALSSENEGLKGALAKLKDEAAGLAQDKEKLTADNRELQQVLQAKSDSLSQNIVELRQKVSQLEAENARLKADIASTQKAKEEQVREVSKTYEDLLDKMKGEIAQGQVTISELKGKLTVNMVDAILFDSGKAEVKPAGMDLLQKVVEILKDVKDKAIRIEGHTDNVQIVGNLAKRFPTNWELSSARAINVTRFLQSRGIDPAVLSAVAYGEYHPVAPNDTDEGKAKNRRIEIILVPKDAP
- a CDS encoding tetratricopeptide repeat protein; protein product: MYNFLISGAIALVAIVVIILAAGTSSWWWAILVGLTLFGGSFLLISRVVMKKVLALMESASRDIQAQRVEKAIRDLKEGLRYSRWQIYVEGQINAQIGIIYYLKRDFSGAFPYLEKAFNKNWVAMAMLAITYMKRNKRDKMKETFEKAVQWSPKESLLWSVYAYCWTECEDIGQAREVLERGLKKIPGDDKLTANLEALKEGKKMKMKNYGEMWLQFHLERQSVVMKQQAAAMGMKRRFVRK
- a CDS encoding HD domain-containing phosphohydrolase, producing the protein MTGTYTELIEGSERLSGLTDVDEVIKDLSRLLRKLVKTRWIAVYFFDRERRDFAPARSTGLPASFLPVFREMPLAPDKIPLLKSMLRKRQHLMLTDPGSSDLLTPKLRKLLRNLCVLAVPMVVRTQVIGAVFMARTRDNPPFSDAETAIIRDLVSHAALVVSHMQLFDESLDMALDLAGRIDVILTIDEINKAISSSLSRERIMETAMAQVERITGCEFVAILQAENGGLKVMSSHASGLEIPAALRPGAPLSLAGCTAWTAFRTGRSASIADLADTRKPGTVSRTLLAAGIRSLLAIPLMSRDQVKGVLLLGDTEPDKFARGETFTIEKIASQMAVALENARLYEDMRSLFFNTVSSLANAIDAKSPWTKGHSERVMHISTRIAKEMGLSEQEVEQIRLGGLLHDIGKIGVIEALLEKPALLSEDEFPPMRLHPEKGVAILAPIAQLKEVLPVILYHHERLDGSGYPEGLTGDHIPLGARIVAVADSFDAMVSERPYKHANTLTEALEELRAGAGSQFDPVVVECFARYVKRVMGKGGGNTPGVLWEAA